The following proteins come from a genomic window of Pedobacter faecalis:
- the gap gene encoding type I glyceraldehyde-3-phosphate dehydrogenase, whose protein sequence is MSKIGINGFGRIGRLVFRAALKRGLDIVAINDLVEPDYMAYMLRYDSTHGKFDGTIEVKDGNLVVNGKTIRITAERDPANLKWDEVGVETVIESTGLFLTKADAEKHLAAGAKRVVFSAPAKDDTPTYVMGVNHHKLTADQTIVSNASCTTNCLAPIAKVLNDKFGIVEGLMSTIHAVTATQKTVDGPSAKDWRGGRGGFSNIIPSSTGAAKAVGLVLPELKGKLTGMSFRVPVADVSVVDLTVRLEKPATYEEVKQAMKEASEGELKGVLGYTEDEVVSSDFIGDDHASIFDAKAGISLNDNFVKVVSWYDNEWGYSTALAKFVEYYGNLK, encoded by the coding sequence ATGAGCAAAATTGGAATAAACGGCTTTGGCCGTATCGGCAGACTGGTTTTCAGAGCTGCATTGAAAAGAGGATTGGACATCGTTGCTATCAACGACCTTGTAGAACCAGATTACATGGCTTACATGTTGCGTTATGATTCTACCCACGGTAAATTCGATGGAACAATTGAAGTAAAAGACGGAAACCTTGTAGTAAACGGAAAAACAATCCGCATCACTGCAGAGCGTGACCCTGCAAACCTGAAGTGGGATGAAGTAGGTGTTGAGACCGTTATCGAATCAACAGGTCTGTTCCTTACTAAAGCAGATGCTGAAAAGCACCTTGCGGCCGGAGCAAAAAGAGTAGTATTCTCTGCCCCTGCCAAAGATGACACTCCTACTTATGTAATGGGCGTTAACCATCACAAACTTACTGCAGATCAGACCATCGTATCTAATGCATCATGTACTACGAACTGTTTAGCACCTATCGCAAAGGTATTGAACGATAAATTCGGTATCGTTGAAGGTTTAATGAGCACTATCCACGCAGTAACAGCTACACAAAAGACTGTTGACGGTCCTTCAGCTAAAGACTGGAGAGGCGGACGCGGTGGTTTCTCTAACATCATTCCTTCATCAACCGGTGCTGCAAAAGCAGTAGGCCTGGTACTTCCTGAACTTAAAGGTAAATTAACCGGTATGTCGTTCCGCGTTCCTGTGGCCGACGTTTCTGTTGTTGACCTTACTGTACGTTTAGAGAAACCAGCTACTTATGAAGAAGTAAAGCAAGCCATGAAAGAAGCCTCAGAAGGCGAATTGAAAGGCGTACTAGGATATACTGAAGACGAAGTGGTATCATCAGATTTCATCGGAGACGATCATGCATCTATCTTCGACGCTAAAGCGGGAATCTCACTGAACGATAACTTCGTTAAAGTGGTTTCATGGTATGATAACGAGTGGGGCTATTCAACAGCATTGGCCAAATTCGTAGAGTACTACGGAAACTTAAAATAA